AGCAGCCCGACTTCTTTCCAGAGGTGTGGTTTTTGCCATTGAGAAAAACGAAGTGGCGATGCGCCTTATCAAGGAAAATGCCCTGCTTTTTGGGGTAGAAAATGTCATTCCGGTGTGGGGAGAAGCACCTGAGGTTCTGGATACGCTTCCTGACCCGGATCGGGTATTTGTGGGAGGGAGCGGAGGAAGGCTGAGGGCCATCTTGAAGGTGGTCGATAAGCGGCTTAAAGAAGATGGGGTGATTGTTGTCAGTGGTGTGACGCTTGAAACGGTGACCGAGGCGGTCTCGGTTCTTGAAGATCAGAACTTTTCCTGTGCGGTGGTGCTTTTGCAATATGCTTTTGGAGAGCTTTTAGGAGGTAAGCATCTTTTGCGAGCGGCTAATCCCGTTTATGTGATTCAAGGAGAGAGAAAGCACTCATGAAGGGTAAGCTTTATGGGATAGGAGTAGGACCCGGAGATCCGGAATTGCTCACCATCAAGGCCATTCGGGTCCTTGAGGAAGTCGACTTGGTGGTGGTTCCTAAGGGTGGCGAGGAGAGTCTGGCGTATCACGTAGTCAAGCCATATCTCCAGAAAATGGTCCTTTTCCTCCCTTTTGCTATGAACGAGTGGGAGAGCAAAGGAGGGGAATTCAAAAGTGGGATAACGCAAATCCGGGAGTTCCTCGCCGAGGGGAAAAAGGTGGCTTTTGTGACTTTGGGTGATCCTCTTCTGTACAGCACCTTTGTGATTCTCTGGCGACTGTTTCCAGAGGTAGAGGTGGAAATCATTCCGGGAGTGAGTTCCTTTCAGGCTGCGGCGGCACGACTTCAGTTGCCTTTAGCCCAAGGTAAAGAACACGTGGCGATCCTCTCCGGAGAGAATTTTGCGGAAGATGTTCTGGACTTTTTCGAAAGCGTTGTGGTATTCAAGGCAAACCGAAAGTACAGCCTTATTTGTGAGGTTCTACAAAGAAAGGGGTTCAGTGGAGGACTAGTAAGTCGGTTAGGATGGAAAGAAGAAGTGGTGAGTACAGATTTAGAGTGCTTTCAAAATCAGGAGCTTGATTACTTTTCAATCCTTTTGGCGAGGAAGAGAAAGTCGTGATTTACTTTATTGGAGCTGGTCCAGGCGACCCGGAACTCCTCACTCTTAAAGGAAAACGAATCCTTTCGATGTGTGAAGTGGTGATCTATGCGGGATCGCTTGTTAATCGGGAAATCTTAAGCCACAGCCGTCCTGATGCCATGGTTTACGATAGCGCACGGCTTCATTTGGGGGAAATCGTAAAAATCATGGAAGAAGCCTACCAACAGGGATATTCAGTAGCACGCCTCCATAGCGGAGATCCGTCTCTTTACGGTGCGCTTCGAGAGCAAGTTGAGGAACTCAAAAAAAGGAATATTCCCTTTGAGATCATTCCGGGAGTGAGTTCCTTTCAGGCTGCGGCGGCACGTTTGCGACGAGAGCTCACCGTGCCAGGGGTGACCCAAACAGTGATTTTGTGTCGTTTTGGAGGACGAACTCCAGTTCCGGAACGAGAAAAGTTGCGGATGCTTGCTCGCCATCGGGCGACTATGATTATTTTTTTGAGTATTGAGTATCTGGAAACGGTGGTGCAAGAACTTTCCTTTTCGTATCCCCCCGAGACACCGGTGGCTGTCCTCCATCGGGTCAGTTACGAAGATGAGGAAGTGGTGGTGGGAGCCCTGGGGGACATCGTGGAAAAGGTGAAAGACAAGAGCTTCACCCGTCAGACCTTGATTGTGGTGGGAGAGGTGTTGGGAGAACGATTTACCGCTTCTTGTCTCTACTGTTCCTCTTTTTCTCATCGTTTCCGGGAGGGATCATGAGGACAGCGGTCATTGCTTTCACAAAAAAGGGTATAAAGGTGGCCCGAGCGATAAAAAACAGGTTGGGAAGCACAGGATATGCTGGAGAGAAGGTAGTTGAGACAGAACGGGATTTCCAACCCATTCCTGGGAACATTCGAGAGTTTGCCGGATGGGCTTTTCAGAATTATGAAGGGTTGATTTTCATCTCGGCGGTAGGCATTGCGGTTCGCTCCATAGCCCCCCACCTTAGAGATAAATGGAGCGATCCAGCGATTGTGGTGGTCGACGAGAGAGGAACCTTTGTCATCAGTCTTCTTTCTGGGCACTGGGGTGGAGGGAATCGTCTGGCACAGGAAGTAGCGGGTATTTTGGGGGCCACACCAGTGATCACCACGGCCAGTGATCTTTTTGGCGTTGAAACTCCCGAGAGTATTGCTCAGGAGTACCACTTTGCATTGGAGGCACGGGAGAACCTTCCTCGAATTATTTCCCTCCTTCTTGAGGGGGCCCCAGTGTGGTACGTCACCGACGATGCAGTGGTATGGAATCTTTTGAGCGAGCGGGTTAATCTCTGTTGGCAAATGCCAAAAGATGCACAGGGAGTGATTTTCGTCACCGATAGAATGGTAGAACCTCCGCCGATTCCCTTTTTGATTCTCCGTCCTCGTAATCTTGTTCTTGGTGTGGGATTGCGAAAGGGGATTTCGGGAGAAGCGTTGCAGGTTCTGGTGAAAGACTTTTTCCGTACCCAAGGTATGGCCCTTTTGGGAGTGAGAGAGGTCGCGAGTGTGGAACAGAAAAGAGGCGAACCTGCGCTTAAGGAGCTGGTGCAATCTCTTTCGATTACGACGCACTTTTTTACTGTAGAGGAGTTGCAAAAGGTAGCTCACCTTTTCCCTTCCTCTCCCCTGGTACAGCGGGCACTTGGGGTGGGAAGTGTAGCCCGCCCGAGTGCGTTTTTGGCAAGTGGCGGAGGATTGGAGGTGGGCTACTTTAAAGGGCAAGGTGTGGCGTTAGCTCTTTTTCGAAGGGTGAATAAAGATGTGGATCAAAGTGGTGGGAATTGGGCCAGGGAATAGCGCTGATCTTACATTTCGAGCGCACATGGTCCTTCAGGAAGCGGAAGTCATCTTAGGGTATCGGCGATATGTAGAGCGGCTCAGGCCTCTTTTTGAGGGAAAGAAGATGCTTGGTTTTGGTATGGGAGAGGAGCTTTTGCGTTGTCGGGAAACACTGCGTTTAGCACATGAAGGGTGGAAGGTGGCTTTGGTGAGTGGTGGAGATCCGGGAATTTATGGAATGGCTGGACTTCTTTTGGAGGTTGCCTTCGGAGAGAAGATGACCAAAGTGATCGAGGTCGTCCCGGGGGTGAGTGCCATGAATAGTGCGGCGGCCGCACTGGGAGCGCCATTGGGGAACGATTTTGCGGTGGTGAGTCTCTCGGATTACCTTACGAGTTGGGACCAGATTGCGGCGCTCCTCGAAGTTCTGGCGCAGACACCACTGGTACTTGTGCTGTATAACCCGGGCAGTTCCCTGCGTACCCATACTTTTCCTAGGGTCGTGACAATTCTCAGAAGGTATCGTCAGCCACAAACCTTGGTAGGAATCGTTAGAGATGCATCATTTCTGGAGGAGTCGGTGACTATAACCACCTTAAAGGGTGTAGAAAACCATAGCGTTGATATGAGAACGATTGTCATCGTGGGAAGTGAGAGGACTTTCATGGCAAACTCCTATATGGTTACTCCTCGAGGGTACCGGCTGTGATTCTCATTCTGGGCGGCACAACTGAAGGAAGGGTATTCGCTCAAATGCTCCATGAGCGAGGATATCCGGTATGGTTGAGTGTAGCGTATGAATTTGGCCTGAATTTTGTGCCGAATGGGATTCCAGCGCAAGTGGGACCATTTTCTCCAGAGAGGTTACGGAGTTTTATACAAGAAAAGAAGGTTCAGGTAGTTGTTGATACCACGCATCCCTTTGCGGAAACGATTAAGCATGTGGCTCGGGAAGTGGCTTTAGAACTGGGAGTTCCATATCTTCTCTACCAGAGGCCCCAGGTTGAACTTCCTCCTTTCGTGATCCAGGTAAAAAATCCTGCTGAGGCTTTGCAGGCACTTGTCCCGTATCAAAGGATTTTTCTTACCATTGGTAGTACACATTTGGCTCCTTTTGTCAGGCTCAAAGAAGAGGGGAAAAAAATACGAGTGCGCGTACTTCCGGTGAGTCGTTCTTTGAAACGTTGTGAAGAGCTCGGTCTGACCCCTAAAGAAGTGGTGGCCATCCTCGGTCCAGTGAGTACAGAGCTCAATCGTGTCCTTTTCCAGGAATTCGGGGCTGAGGTGGTGGTGAGTAAAGAGAGTGGTCGGGAAGGTGGGCTCCTCCAGAAGATTGAGGCAGCCGAGTCCCTTGGTATTGCCTTTATCCTTGTTCGACATGCGCAAAAGATAAAAGAGAACGTATTTCATGGGTTTGATACGCTCCTTGAGCGGTTGGGTGAGCTTTATGGTTCTTAAGGAACTTTGGATGGTTGGAATGGATGAGAAAACGCCTCTTGCGGTGAGAGAACGGTACTGCTTTCAAGAGGTGCTATGGCCTCTTGGTGCGGTGAGGGAAATGGTGGTACTTTCAACCTGTCAACGCCGTGAGGTATACTTCGTGAGCTCAAAAGAGGAAGTGGCGATGGTTAAAGAGACCATGTTTCCCGATTTTCCA
This window of the Atribacterota bacterium genome carries:
- the cbiT gene encoding precorrin-6Y C5,15-methyltransferase (decarboxylating) subunit CbiT, which translates into the protein GIPDRLFRRDHVPMTKEEIRVVVLSKLRLREDLTLWDVGAGTGTIAIEAARLLSRGVVFAIEKNEVAMRLIKENALLFGVENVIPVWGEAPEVLDTLPDPDRVFVGGSGGRLRAILKVVDKRLKEDGVIVVSGVTLETVTEAVSVLEDQNFSCAVVLLQYAFGELLGGKHLLRAANPVYVIQGERKHS
- the cobI gene encoding precorrin-2 C(20)-methyltransferase; amino-acid sequence: MKGKLYGIGVGPGDPELLTIKAIRVLEEVDLVVVPKGGEESLAYHVVKPYLQKMVLFLPFAMNEWESKGGEFKSGITQIREFLAEGKKVAFVTLGDPLLYSTFVILWRLFPEVEVEIIPGVSSFQAAAARLQLPLAQGKEHVAILSGENFAEDVLDFFESVVVFKANRKYSLICEVLQRKGFSGGLVSRLGWKEEVVSTDLECFQNQELDYFSILLARKRKS
- the cobM gene encoding precorrin-4 C(11)-methyltransferase; translation: MIYFIGAGPGDPELLTLKGKRILSMCEVVIYAGSLVNREILSHSRPDAMVYDSARLHLGEIVKIMEEAYQQGYSVARLHSGDPSLYGALREQVEELKKRNIPFEIIPGVSSFQAAAARLRRELTVPGVTQTVILCRFGGRTPVPEREKLRMLARHRATMIIFLSIEYLETVVQELSFSYPPETPVAVLHRVSYEDEEVVVGALGDIVEKVKDKSFTRQTLIVVGEVLGERFTASCLYCSSFSHRFREGS
- a CDS encoding cobalt-precorrin 5A hydrolase, which translates into the protein MRTAVIAFTKKGIKVARAIKNRLGSTGYAGEKVVETERDFQPIPGNIREFAGWAFQNYEGLIFISAVGIAVRSIAPHLRDKWSDPAIVVVDERGTFVISLLSGHWGGGNRLAQEVAGILGATPVITTASDLFGVETPESIAQEYHFALEARENLPRIISLLLEGAPVWYVTDDAVVWNLLSERVNLCWQMPKDAQGVIFVTDRMVEPPPIPFLILRPRNLVLGVGLRKGISGEALQVLVKDFFRTQGMALLGVREVASVEQKRGEPALKELVQSLSITTHFFTVEELQKVAHLFPSSPLVQRALGVGSVARPSAFLASGGGLEVGYFKGQGVALALFRRVNKDVDQSGGNWARE
- the cobJ gene encoding precorrin-3B C(17)-methyltransferase yields the protein MWIKVVGIGPGNSADLTFRAHMVLQEAEVILGYRRYVERLRPLFEGKKMLGFGMGEELLRCRETLRLAHEGWKVALVSGGDPGIYGMAGLLLEVAFGEKMTKVIEVVPGVSAMNSAAAALGAPLGNDFAVVSLSDYLTSWDQIAALLEVLAQTPLVLVLYNPGSSLRTHTFPRVVTILRRYRQPQTLVGIVRDASFLEESVTITTLKGVENHSVDMRTIVIVGSERTFMANSYMVTPRGYRL
- the cobK gene encoding precorrin-6A reductase, whose amino-acid sequence is MILILGGTTEGRVFAQMLHERGYPVWLSVAYEFGLNFVPNGIPAQVGPFSPERLRSFIQEKKVQVVVDTTHPFAETIKHVAREVALELGVPYLLYQRPQVELPPFVIQVKNPAEALQALVPYQRIFLTIGSTHLAPFVRLKEEGKKIRVRVLPVSRSLKRCEELGLTPKEVVAILGPVSTELNRVLFQEFGAEVVVSKESGREGGLLQKIEAAESLGIAFILVRHAQKIKENVFHGFDTLLERLGELYGS